The window CATGTATTTGGTGGACAGTCTGGAGGGAAAGGAATACTAGATGTTTTGAAGATAGAAGCAATTCACTGCagaagatcaaactcaattgtattcttctattttgtttttggtGCAAACAGATGTACACAGAAGATACATTGACAATCATAGACATACTAGGATCCTGCTAGGTCTCAAATTAGAATATCTATAAATTCTCTCTATGTAAATTTGGTTTTCAGTGCAAcctatgtactgatttttataatatatatacaatagttaccaattcaaaaaaaaattctaattacTCTTACACAAACATTTAAGTAAGATATCGATTTTTTCAGTTCAATTGGAGCAGCATTGTAATTACATGAAAGCCCCAAGCCCCAATTACAAGAGGTTTAATAATTCTACCGTATGCTTTGCACTCTTTTTGTTACAAGtcaattttatttcttaaaagtTTGTGTTACAAACTCAGCGATTCATTTGATATGCTGGACCTTCTATCAAGTTAATTTATTCATCATACTAAGGCTTGATATTCCTATAAACTCTTTTAAATGTGTGTAAGAATAAATATTTTACAATCCGAGtactgaaatttcaattttaatGGACTCCTCGACTCTACTCAAAATTTTATTATACTTCATATGTTAATTGGTTCGGTGACGCTCCCTAACTCTTTCATTATTTTCTTCTCCCTTAGTTAAATTAATACTCCTTGTATATTGTAAATAGTTAATGATCATctcaattaaaattttaaaaaaaaatttatatgcTACTTTTTATGAACctataattaaattattatataccttattataaattataacttaaattttaaaattataaatatggTCCTTTTataaatttatcaaaaaatttaagatttttaTTATAATATAATGTGTATTAAGTATGTATTTAAGTTACATTTTATAAGTGGCAAATAAATAATCTTTTAGGAGTTTATTGTAAAATTTGCCTTTGCTTTTATTAATCAAAAATTTTATATTACCTGCATTGAATTGTATGTTTATAAGGTTATCaccattttttattttcaattgtgTAAATAGATTCTTGAAATTTAATTtgctattaataaaattatttataagaGTAAATTATCTTTTATTTCTATTCCACTCATCCTTTTAATTATCAAAAAATTATCGTTAGATTAGAAGCTTAAataccattttttattttttattttgaaaatataatttagttattTTCTAGCATagatatcaaaaaagaaaaagctatCGTGATATActaaaaacattaaaaaaaaatgtaaaagagaTAAATGTTGATACTATAGAGGTTGAAATAGGCATTTAAAAAAGTTAATTGAGAAGCAAGGGAGAGGATAGTATTGTTCAAACTAGAAGTGGCAATTTGATTTTTAGCAAAGTTTGGTGGTGTAAATGATTTCCATCcatttattttttgttgtttatTAATTTCTTGAAAAATAGTTAACGAATTAAGAAATTATTCAATATTTAGCCACTTTTTAatgcaaaaaataattttttgacaaAATCCTTAGCTAACATACGAAAAAACTCTAGGAACTTTTACTAAAAGTGAGCATTTATCACAGATTATTCTTAGCGTATGAAAGGTGAAATTCAAACTCCAAGAAAAATTCGTCGAGTTTGAAGTGTGATAGTTCAAACTCCACGAAATGAAGTCCAAGTGCACGAAGAAGAGAGCGGAGCAATCATCTGTTACTCTCCTCTCTCACAATTTCACTATCAACACATCAAATATCGCCGCAATTTTATCAACCAGTTTCATGCTGCAATTCAATTGCTCACACTTTTAAACTCATAGATATGGGAAATTGGAAGCAATAACTTTATAATAGGAATAGCAGAAGTGAAAAAGTAAGAAAAGAAGCAGAGAAATGAATTCAGCTGGGATATGCAGTTGTTTCCTTCATAGTTTTCTTGGCCAACCATACAAATCATTATAAACCAGTTGAGGGTTCAAATGACCAGCAGAGGAATTCCGAAGATCGGTCAGTTGGGTAGAATAAATGGCAGAGGATTCAGAAGGACTTTCCTGTTGCAGAAAATTGTGACAAAAGCAAATCAGAGCAAAGCTTGAAAATGGCATTCTTTATGTTAAACAGTTCAAAACAAGATGACTTCAGCAGAGAAACCAGCCAATTAACCACATACTCCGAAGAAAAGTCAAAGAACACTAGTCCTAAAACCAGTGAGCAACCAGAAGCTAAAATCTACCACAAAAATATCCGTCCCGGAAAAGTAGTACAAGTGGCACTTCAGAAGAAGGAGAGAGAGCAAGTTCTTACAGTGAATCTGAAAATGAATAGAGGAATGCTAGTGAGTAGGCTGCAACGCGAGATGCTAAAGGAAAGCGACAAAATGACTCCTGCTGCTGCTGTTTTAGTTCTTGGTATTGTGACTCTATGTCACCACTATCTAATCATTTGAAATAAAACATATATTCTAATAAGGTAAAATGATCTGCATCTCATGTATGCTCAGTCAACACGACAGATAAAGCATAACAAGTTACGATAGAAGGGAAAATTGGACCAAGAAGCAGAATATCTCTGCATCTCGGGCCTGTAACCCTCAATGCAGCagttaaggaagaagaagaatactcGGGCATGTCATTTAGTCAACTAAAATATGACAAGATTTTGTCAAATCCAAAGACATCAGCGACATGTCCTGTAATTAAGAAGTAGTGCTAGAGCTCTTCGCCAAATGCCATAACAGCATCCTTCATTTgctaaaaacaaaaggaaataaaagagggAGAGAGATAAATTAATAAGAGATACACTACATGGTTGAGCTGCTATTTAGTAGAGTATGTACTCTGATGATCATTGTTTATTGGATTTCTTATCCAAAACTATAGGAAAGTACATTATGAAATTACTTGTCACCAGTACAAGTGTAGAAAGATTAACTGACTTGGCAATGTTAGTAAAATAAGCTCAATCTTAGCAGGTATGTTTGTCTTGTCTGGAGCAGCTAATTAAATTTTCCACATGatagagggagagagagagatgtGATGGTGTCGTTGCAGCTAAGGATTTAGTTGCTCTAGGCAGATTGCACAATGATTCCACTGAAGGTGACTTCTCAAAAGATGCAGTAACCATTTCTGCACCTGTGGACTGTTTTGGAGATTTAGCTTCCGTAGTTTCCATGAAATGTTTGGTTTTGGAGATTTCATCTTCCAAGTCCGAGGGAAACAGTTGCCTGAAATGGGAAAAGATGTCAAAAGAATGTCGAAAGTAAAGAACAGTATTAGCTATTAGCTTAAATTTTTGTTAAAGTTATATAAGCAATGTTGGCAGCATTTTCTTTTGCCCGTTTCTAAAAGAAGACGATTTACCTCTTCATCACTCAGTTACACAATACTTAACCCAGGAATCTAACAAGTTTTCCGTGTCAATTTCcgaaatggaaaaagaaaaaactagcaCCTAGGGTCCAAAATTAGCTGTTTCCAAGGTTTTTGCATACCCTTCAAgaaagacatttatttgtttGAACTATCCTTTATCTCTCTCTTAAACGTCTCGCTTAATTAGCAATCCACAAACTGAGTAGAAAGGATGAATGTGGAGAAACAGTGATAAAATGCTTCTCGATTTTCTAAAACGTcaaatattttagaaaaaaattctatttgtcaaaacaacaaataatataaatcaGATACAGTAGAGATAAACAAGACAGGTTGACTATTAGATGATGAAGTGTTTTACTTTACCTTTTGCAAGTAAACTGTTGCCGGTGTCATTAATGCAAGATGTGCAACATAATCTTCTGCTTCCTCTGCAGTCCAGTATGCTCCAGGAGGACCATTGAACAATTCACCAGCCACTGCTGAGAGCACGGCTTAACTTCAGTATACTTGCGAGTCTTGAGGCCACAATCAGCGGTAAACCAGAGTATATTGGTCTCCTGCAAGCATCTTCTTGATTCTGTCAGCAATTTCATCGATGGATGGAATCCCGGATGTCATAAATCCAGGACGAATGTCAGCACCATAATTCACTCTCTCGCGTAACAAGGAAATTAGCTTCTCAGCTGACCTGGAGTACTCAATGGTGTCACATCAGCTCTATTGTCACAATTATGATTGATGTAATCAAGACCTTAGAAACTATCAAGAATAATGTTTCTACAGCAAATTCTAAGTTACAGGAAATTGTTATTGATATTCAAAAAGTCAGAAAATGATAATACCTGAAGATAACCAAATACCACTGAAAATGATAATCCTAGACTTATAATGTGCACACATAAGGAAACTCATGTTACTTCTCATATTAAGATTGCAATAAAATATGATCCAGAACAAAAAGCAGAGcagcaaaagaattaaaaatcagAACAGGTGTACCTCTTAAATAAGCTAGCTTGGAAAGCTTAAGCAATGTTCTAATTGTCGTGCTTTCACCTTCTGACATTCCATTGGATGCGATTTCTTTGGCCAAGGTAAAAGGAAATTACATCATATTGATAACAAGTGAAATAAATATTTACTTCTAACTTCCTGAGTGAAACTGTGGTATCATGTTAAGCAAAGAAGGATCCTTTGCTGAAACGTTTATTAGTAACTCTCCAGTACTTGCATCAAACGAGAAGTCCCTTCCACTCATTTCCTTCAAAAAAGTGTTCATTTCACTAATTTTGCCAAACTTGAGAAATCCTTGCATAATAACATTGTAAGTGACATTGTCAGGCAAACAACCGTTATCCTCCATTTTTCTTAGTATATCTTTAGCTTCACCTAACAACCCTTCATGACAAAATCCATTTATCATTGTATTGTATGTTGTCGCATTTGGAAGTAATCCAATTAAAGAAAGCTTCTCAAAAATAGCATGAGCTTTGTCAAGTTTACCATTTTTGCACAATCCATTAATGACAACATTGTAAaacataatatcaatatctccTCCATTTCTTTCCAACTCATGAAATAGCAACATAGCTTTCTCGACAAGTCCATTCTGAAAATAACCACGGAGCAAAATGCGATTAGTGCATAAATCAGGCGTGAGCCCCATAGAAAGCATATCAGCAAAGAATTTTTGCACAATGTCAGTTCTTCCAACTTCAAATAGACATTGCAAGATAGTATTGTAGGTAACAATGCAAGGTTTCAATCCATTTCGAGAAATATCATGAAACAAATGCATGGCCTCATCCAATTTCTTTTTCTTACAATATCCATTTATTAATATGTTATAGCTAATAATGGTGGGCTTAATGCTCTTATCAATCATGGAATCGAAAAGTCTCCTTGCTTTATCCATTTGACCGCGCAAGCAATATCCATCAATTATCACAGTGTAGGTGACCACATCTGGCTCCACACCTTTTCCATTCATGAGTCTCACTACCTCCTCAGCATCTTCAATTTTTCCTTCTTTGCATAATCCAGCTGTCACCATGTTGAAGGTGCAGACATCTGGATAAATATTCAGATTTACCATTTcgaagaacaaagtcctaacCTCTTCCCACTGACCAAGTTTACAATAACCATCAATCAATGAATTATATGTGACAACGCATGGAGGAATGCCTTTTTGTTTCATCTCTTCAAAAAGGCTAATAGCAGCATCTAACATCCTATCTTTGCAAAGGGCATCTATAACAATGTTATAGATGAATGCATTGGGCTTAGTGTTTCCTTGTTCCATTACCCTAAGCAAATCAAAAGTTTTTTGAGTATGACCTCTTTTGCTAAGCCCATTCATGACTGTGGAATACATGTATTCGTTAGGCTCACAAATATCCTCTCGCACCAACTTTTTGAACAAGTTAACTGCATCTTTTATCTTACTTTCCGCAAAGAGTCCCCTTAGTAAGGTGCTAAACGTGACAACATTGAATGGAATGCCCTTCTTCAAGTAAAGGGCTAACACTGAAAATCCGCAGTCAGAACGATGCATTAGGCAATAATTGTTGATCGCGATACTCAAGATGAAACCATTAATTGGGATACCCGATTTCAGCATTTGTCGAAAAAGGGAAACAACAGAAGAGTAATGCTTCATATTTACCATAGTCTTTAGTAATTTGGAGAAGCTAAAAACAGAAGGAAGGGGCTGCGTACTGACCATTCGACGAAAGAGAGTCAGAGCATCATCTACACACTTGACATTCTCAGTATTGCTATGAGATGAAGAATAATATCTGATTGCAATTGCCGAAGCAGAAAGCTTCTCAAAAATAGCATGAGCTTTGTCGAGCTGACCATTTTTGCACAATCCGTCAATAATAACAGTGTAAAGTTCAATATCAatatcttctctctttttttccaactCATGAAATAGAGACATAGCTTTTTCAACAAGTTCATTCTGAAAATAACCACGGAGCAAAATGCGATTAGTGCATAAATCGGGTATGAGCCCCATAGAAAGCATATCAGCAAAGAATTTTTGCACAATGTCAGTTCTTCCAACTTCAAATAGACCCCGAAAGATAGTATTGTAGGTAACAATGCTAAATTTCAATCCGTTTCGAGAAATTTCATGAAACAAATGCATGGCCTCATCCAATTTCTTTTTCTTACAGTATccatttattaatatattatagCTAATAATGTTAGGCTTAATGCTATTATCAATCATGGAATCAAAAAGGCTTCTTGCTCTATCCATTTGACCGCGCAAGCAATATCCATCAATTATCACATTGTAGGTGACCACATTAGGCTCCACACCTTTTCCATTCATGTGTCTCATTACCTCCTCAGCATCTtcaacttttccttctttgcATAGACCATCTGTCAGTATGTTGAAGGTGCGGACATCTGGATAAATATTAAGATTTACCATTTCGAAGAACAAAGTATTAACCTTCTCCCATAGACCAAATTTACAAAGACCATCAATCAATGAACTATATGCGATAACATCTGGAGGAATGCCTTTTTGTTTCATCTCTTCAAAAAGGCTAATTGCATCATCTATCATTCTATCCTTGCAAAGAGCATCTATAACAATGTTGTAGATGTATGTGTTGGGCTTAGTGCTTCCTTGTTCCATTACCCTAAGCAAATCGAATGTTTTTTGAGTATGGCCCATTTTGCTAAGCCCATTCATGACAATTGAATACATGACTTCATCAGGCTCACAAATATTCTCTCTCACCAACTTTTTGAACAAGTTAACTGCATCTTTTATCTTACTTTCCGCAAAGAGTCCCCTTAGTAAGGTGCTAAACGTGACAACATTAAATGGAATGCCCTTCTTCAAGTAAATGGCTAACACCGAAAATCCGCAGTCAGAATAATGCATTAGGCAATAATTGTTAATCGCTATATTCAAGATGGAATCACTAATTGGGATATTAGATTTCAGCATTTGTCGAAAAAGGGAAAGAACAGAAGAGTAATGCTTCATATTTACCATAGTCTTTAGTAATTTGGAGAAGCTAAAAACAGAAGGAAGGGGCTGAGTTCTGACCATTCGACGGAAGAGACTCAAAGCATCATCTAAACACTTGACATTCTCAACATTGGTACGAGATGAAGAAtaatctctgatagtaaatgcCGAAGCAGAACGGGAAATAGCATTGGAAGAGTAACGCAGAAGAGGAATTCTCGTCATCTTCAATTTGGCTAAGGATTTCGCGGGTGGTGCTCCGCTTCGGTGTGCCCTAATTTTGCACGGAATCCATTGTGTGGTTCAAAACCAATATAACTTAAAATAACGATTTTTTCAATTTATACGAgataagtgggcgtttggacgtaagaattgtaaaattccgaaaaagtgaatttttgggttgtttttgaattttcgtgagtcatttgagttgaaaattttgaaaaaatagctttttagagttttttaaaaattttaaaattgatcttcaagtgaaaattgaaaattttgtggtcaaacactaatttcaaaaaaaaaagtgaaaaaatttgcatggccaaacgggctctaagttaTCCTAAAATTTTAGTATTACTATTAGTATAATAATAACCATACTTCTTTTAGCTAATAATTCcaacaaaaataaatttattCCCATAATTTATACTTGAATAACCAACTAATTCCTTGAATCAAATGACCCCTCACAGTCTTAACATGTTCAAATCAAATTTTTAGGTGACTGTTCCTTCCCAACAATCTAAAATAGATAGAATagctgttcttttttttttttttaaacgaGGAAAATAGCTAAATTGACACATGTACGTGCAccagttttttaaaaaattacttagTGTTTTTTGTCTTCACCGCAATTATAAATAttattatacatataatatatgtcgTTATTCCATTAATGATTATTGATGTGTAATATGAGCAATTAATTATTAGTGTTATTAATGATAGGTAAATCTTTTGATCAACCATAATCATGTTTTTAATCCAAATATAACTAATACATCCAAAtatagctttagaatttttatcTCAACGTCATAAGATGATTGCTCGCCAAAATTACCTTAAACTCGTAGCTCAAAGTCTCAATATTAAGTTAAAATATGAATTTTGCAAAATATGATTCTTCTATATAATTGGTCTCACTAGTCTTTTCTTTGAGTGAGAGAATGAAAAACTTTTCATGAAAGTTCTCTTTGAGGATTAATTTTCTGGGTATAAATACACTACAAACTTCATCCTTTCCATcaacaagaacaaaggcaaaaggGAAATATTGCACATTAGCAAAAGTAAGAAAAGAAGCACAGAAAATGGATATAAATGGAGCTATGAAGATTTTGTGCCTTCTTCAGAGTTGGTTCAAGAAGAACACTCTGACACCCTTCACCTTAATATTGAAGCGACGGCATGAGGACAATTACTGATAATATCATGATGCACTCAAGAGTTGGCATATAATATGAGcagggacaacaacaacaacaacaacaacaacaacgacccagtataatcccacaaatagggtctggggagggtaatatgtacgcagacctttgTTGAGCAGGGACAACAAAGGAGATAATGTTATTATCAAACTGAATATGTCAAAATACTATGATAGGGTATCATGGGGTTTTCTATGCCATGTGATGAGAAGAATGGGCTTCAAAGAAAAATGGATAGACATGAACCTTCAGACTAATCTCAAACATTTGGTGTTGTCTCTATCAGTGGGGCTAGGAAAGGCTTTTTCACATCTACTTGGAGTTTAAGGCAAGGAGACCCTATTTCACCGTTCCTTTTTGTCATAGCTTCTGAACTACTGTCTAAAATGATGAGTTGGGCTATTCATTGCCAAGGATTCATACCATATAGCATGGAAAAAAAGGGTCCTTGCATAACACACCTTATATATGCGGATGACACTATTATTTTTTCCTTGTTATTCGCGTCAAGGTGG is drawn from Nicotiana tabacum cultivar K326 chromosome 22, ASM71507v2, whole genome shotgun sequence and contains these coding sequences:
- the LOC107799753 gene encoding uncharacterized protein LOC107799753; translation: MTRIPLLRYSSNAISRSASAFTIRDYSSSRTNVENVKCLDDALSLFRRMVRTQPLPSVFSFSKLLKTMVNMKHYSSVLSLFRQMLKSNIPISDSILNIAINNYCLMHYSDCGFSVLAIYLKKGIPFNVVTFSTLLRGLFAESKIKDAVNLFKKLVRENICEPDEVMYSIVMNGLSKMGHTQKTFDLLRVMEQGSTKPNTYIYNIVIDALCKDRMIDDAISLFEEMKQKGIPPDVIAYSSLIDGLCKFGLWEKVNTLFFEMVNLNIYPDVRTFNILTDGLCKEGKVEDAEEVMRHMNGKGVEPNVVTYNVIIDGYCLRGQMDRARSLFDSMIDNSIKPNIISYNILINGYCKKKKLDEAMHLFHEISRNGLKFSIVTYNTIFRGLFEVGRTDIVQKFFADMLSMGLIPDLCTNRILLRGYFQNELVEKAMSLFHELEKKREDIDIELYTVIIDGLCKNGQLDKAHAIFEKLSASAIAIRYYSSSHSNTENVKCVDDALTLFRRMVSTQPLPSVFSFSKLLKTMVNMKHYSSVVSLFRQMLKSGIPINGFILSIAINNYCLMHRSDCGFSVLALYLKKGIPFNVVTFSTLLRGLFAESKIKDAVNLFKKLVREDICEPNEYMYSTVMNGLSKRGHTQKTFDLLRVMEQGNTKPNAFIYNIVIDALCKDRMLDAAISLFEEMKQKGIPPCVVTYNSLIDGYCKLGQWEEVRTLFFEMVNLNIYPDVCTFNMVTAGLCKEGKIEDAEEVVRLMNGKGVEPDVVTYTVIIDGYCLRGQMDKARRLFDSMIDKSIKPTIISYNILINGYCKKKKLDEAMHLFHDISRNGLKPCIVTYNTILQCLFEVGRTDIVQKFFADMLSMGLTPDLCTNRILLRGYFQNGLVEKAMLLFHELERNGGDIDIMFYNVVINGLCKNGKLDKAHAIFEKLSLIGLLPNATTYNTMINGFCHEGLLGEAKDILRKMEDNGCLPDNVTYNVIMQGFLKFGKISEMNTFLKEMSGRDFSFDASTGELLINVSAKDPSLLNMIPQFHSGS